Proteins encoded within one genomic window of Phototrophicus methaneseepsis:
- a CDS encoding GNAT family N-acetyltransferase translates to MTEPFLARPSTLYKDSFIAAAREFIAEGQWHGWKPNILVNNFDEYIANLVDLESDPPAGFVTQTTYWLIADGRYAGRTSIRHELNAALEKFGGHIGYEIRPTMRRRGYGKLMCSLAIVEARKLGIGRILITCDDDNIGSQRIIEANGGILQDKVDNGRPTLTRRYWIEEEPAHN, encoded by the coding sequence ATGACCGAACCCTTCCTGGCGCGTCCCAGCACCCTTTATAAAGACAGCTTTATCGCTGCTGCCCGTGAGTTCATCGCGGAAGGCCAGTGGCATGGATGGAAGCCCAATATCCTTGTCAACAATTTCGATGAATACATCGCGAATTTGGTGGACTTGGAAAGCGACCCGCCAGCGGGCTTTGTCACCCAGACAACTTATTGGCTCATCGCGGATGGGCGGTATGCCGGACGCACCAGCATCCGCCATGAACTTAACGCTGCCCTGGAGAAGTTCGGTGGGCACATCGGCTATGAAATCCGCCCGACGATGCGCCGCAGAGGCTACGGCAAGCTGATGTGCAGCCTTGCGATTGTGGAAGCGCGCAAACTCGGCATTGGGCGCATTCTCATCACCTGTGATGATGACAACATCGGCTCACAGCGCATCATCGAAGCCAACGGCGGCATCCTGCAAGATAAGGTCGACAATGGCCGTCCCACGCTCACACGCCGCTACTGGATCGAAGAAGAACCCGCCCATAACTAA
- a CDS encoding YIP1 family protein, with product MQEPVHPQRPEPQKPKPPQPARYSWAEVWTAVLTKPSVATFKEILNDPQATVRRALIWVYLGALATSGAFMISIISDPELMGALTSAPEFTGMDVEGALRGAMLFAVPVASIFALLIFLGMIGIMHGIARQFPPKSQAPFREIAYTVGAIYAPLNIISIFFMLIPVLGVFGLFVTVYQLYLMWLAVRAVYDLDARNATVAVAVPMIAQFLLALFLV from the coding sequence ATGCAAGAGCCTGTTCATCCTCAGCGACCTGAACCCCAAAAGCCGAAGCCACCGCAGCCCGCGCGTTATAGCTGGGCGGAAGTCTGGACGGCTGTCCTGACAAAGCCTTCCGTGGCAACTTTCAAAGAAATCCTGAATGACCCTCAGGCAACGGTACGGCGTGCGCTCATCTGGGTTTACCTGGGCGCTCTGGCGACGAGCGGCGCTTTTATGATTTCCATCATCTCAGACCCGGAACTTATGGGAGCACTCACCAGCGCACCAGAGTTCACAGGTATGGATGTAGAGGGGGCCTTACGTGGTGCGATGCTGTTTGCCGTCCCTGTGGCGAGCATTTTCGCCCTATTGATCTTCTTAGGGATGATTGGCATCATGCATGGGATTGCCCGCCAATTCCCACCTAAGTCTCAGGCACCTTTTCGGGAAATCGCATACACGGTTGGCGCTATTTATGCCCCGCTGAACATCATCAGCATTTTCTTCATGCTGATCCCTGTTTTAGGTGTGTTTGGCCTTTTCGTCACTGTCTACCAACTTTACCTGATGTGGTTGGCTGTACGCGCTGTCTATGATCTCGATGCACGCAATGCCACCGTCGCCGTGGCTGTGCCGATGATTGCACAGTTCCTATTGGCCTTATTCTTAGTCTGA
- the moaA gene encoding GTP 3',8-cyclase MoaA — MKPTETVLPIQDTFNRPLRDLRISVTDRCNFRCSYCMPAEIFHERFQFLQREKLLTYEEITRLVKVILRLGAVKLRLTGGEPLVRQDIEVLVAQLSQLDGVEDLAMTTNAFLLGKKAQQLKDAGLRRLTISLDSLDNDVFRAMNGGRADVDQVLAGIKAAQNVGFDQIKINMVVQRGINDHTMVDVARWCRDEGHILRFIEYMDVGTMNGWKLDDVVPAKEIAERIHDAFPLERVPRNYKSETALRFAYADGAGEIGIIASVTQPFCGNCSRMRLSPEGQIFTCLFAAAGTDLKTPLRDGASDDEIEQIIRDTWGSRIDRYSEERTALANTRDKVEMYYIGG, encoded by the coding sequence ATGAAACCTACCGAAACGGTGCTGCCTATCCAAGACACATTTAATCGGCCTCTGCGTGATCTGCGAATTTCAGTGACGGATCGCTGCAACTTCCGCTGTAGCTACTGTATGCCTGCGGAAATCTTCCACGAGCGATTTCAATTTTTGCAGCGAGAAAAGTTGCTGACTTACGAAGAGATCACACGGCTGGTCAAGGTTATCTTGCGTCTCGGTGCAGTCAAGCTGCGCCTGACAGGGGGCGAACCCCTGGTCCGCCAGGATATTGAGGTGCTCGTCGCCCAGCTCAGCCAGCTAGATGGCGTAGAAGATTTAGCCATGACGACCAATGCTTTCTTGCTGGGCAAAAAGGCTCAACAACTGAAAGATGCTGGCCTCAGGCGGCTGACAATCAGCCTGGACAGCCTCGACAATGACGTTTTCCGGGCGATGAACGGCGGGCGGGCGGATGTCGACCAGGTGTTGGCAGGCATTAAAGCCGCGCAGAACGTCGGCTTTGACCAGATAAAAATCAATATGGTGGTGCAGCGTGGCATCAACGACCATACCATGGTCGATGTAGCCCGCTGGTGCCGCGATGAAGGCCACATTTTGCGCTTCATCGAGTATATGGACGTTGGCACTATGAATGGCTGGAAGCTCGATGACGTCGTGCCCGCCAAAGAAATTGCTGAACGTATTCATGATGCGTTCCCCTTGGAGCGCGTCCCTCGCAATTATAAAAGCGAAACCGCCCTCCGCTTTGCGTATGCAGATGGCGCTGGTGAAATTGGCATTATCGCTTCCGTCACGCAGCCTTTCTGTGGCAACTGCTCCCGTATGCGGCTCTCGCCGGAGGGGCAAATCTTCACATGTTTATTCGCCGCAGCAGGCACAGACCTGAAAACACCCCTACGTGATGGCGCAAGCGACGACGAAATCGAACAAATCATCCGCGATACATGGGGCAGCCGCATCGACCGTTACAGTGAGGAGCGCACCGCCCTGGCGAATACGCGCGATAAAGTAGAGATGTATTACATTGGTGGTTAA
- a CDS encoding SDR family oxidoreductase, which produces MNNALDLFSLEGKVAIVTGGTGVLGGAMAHGLAAAGASVGILGRRAEVAQSVADSITADGGRALPLPADVLDKETLIAARETIMGAWGRIDVLVNAAGGNMSGATIFNDVTFFNMQEDAFDQVVKLNLHGTLLPSQVFGEVMAEQGSGSIINISSMAAEQAITRVLGYGNAKAAIDNFTRWLAVEMAQKYGEGIRVNAIAPGFFIGEQNRDFLLNPDGTHTARGQLIIDNTPMSRFGEPDELVGTAIWLASSAATFITGIIVPVDGGFSAFSGV; this is translated from the coding sequence CAAAGTCGCCATTGTAACGGGCGGGACGGGCGTGCTCGGTGGGGCCATGGCCCATGGGCTGGCGGCTGCCGGGGCCAGTGTCGGCATTCTGGGGCGACGGGCCGAAGTCGCGCAGTCTGTCGCGGATAGCATCACCGCCGACGGAGGCCGCGCGCTGCCGCTCCCGGCAGATGTGCTCGATAAAGAGACGCTGATCGCCGCCAGAGAAACAATCATGGGCGCATGGGGCCGGATTGATGTGCTCGTCAATGCCGCAGGCGGCAATATGTCCGGCGCGACGATCTTCAACGATGTGACTTTCTTCAACATGCAAGAAGATGCCTTTGACCAAGTTGTGAAGCTAAACCTGCATGGGACGCTGCTACCAAGCCAGGTCTTTGGCGAAGTCATGGCAGAACAGGGTAGCGGGTCCATTATCAACATCTCCTCAATGGCGGCTGAACAAGCGATTACGCGCGTGCTCGGCTATGGCAACGCCAAGGCCGCGATTGATAATTTCACGCGGTGGTTGGCTGTTGAGATGGCCCAAAAGTACGGCGAAGGTATCCGCGTCAATGCCATTGCCCCCGGCTTTTTCATCGGAGAGCAAAACCGGGATTTCCTACTTAACCCGGATGGCACCCATACCGCACGGGGTCAGCTCATCATCGACAACACCCCTATGAGCCGCTTTGGCGAGCCGGATGAACTGGTTGGCACAGCGATCTGGCTGGCATCCAGTGCGGCCACCTTCATCACAGGCATCATTGTGCCCGTTGATGGGGGTTTTTCTGCTTTCAGCGGGGTATAG
- the pgmB gene encoding beta-phosphoglucomutase: MEVRALVFDLDGVITDTAEYHYLSWKRVTDEEGLPFSREDNMTMLGVSRRESLLRLMKMKDLSLSEEAMVEWMHRKNEYFKPYLENLSTADLMPGIMAFIEEARTTTDYKLGVASSSRNAKAVIKKLGLNHLFEVVGDAYTVANAKPSPDVFIWVAGALRVPMREVIVFEDARAGIEAAHIAGCASVGIGSTGLEEADLTVPTLEGLHVADVVEQVIRQRSLSQT, encoded by the coding sequence TTGGAAGTCCGTGCACTTGTCTTTGATCTGGATGGCGTCATCACAGATACCGCTGAATATCATTACCTCTCCTGGAAGCGTGTTACCGATGAAGAAGGGTTACCTTTCAGCCGGGAGGACAACATGACCATGCTGGGCGTCTCCCGTAGGGAGAGCCTGCTGCGACTGATGAAGATGAAAGACCTCTCACTTTCAGAAGAAGCCATGGTCGAGTGGATGCACCGCAAAAATGAATACTTCAAACCTTATCTGGAAAATCTCTCCACGGCAGACCTGATGCCGGGCATTATGGCTTTCATCGAGGAAGCACGGACGACAACGGACTATAAGCTTGGGGTCGCTTCTTCTAGCCGTAACGCCAAGGCTGTCATTAAAAAACTGGGGCTGAACCATCTATTCGAAGTGGTGGGTGATGCCTATACGGTGGCGAATGCAAAGCCTTCGCCGGATGTGTTCATCTGGGTAGCGGGCGCACTGCGCGTCCCCATGCGCGAAGTCATCGTCTTTGAAGATGCCCGAGCTGGCATTGAAGCCGCTCATATCGCGGGTTGTGCCTCTGTCGGCATTGGCAGCACCGGGCTGGAAGAAGCCGATTTGACCGTCCCGACCTTAGAAGGCTTACATGTAGCGGATGTGGTTGAACAGGTTATTCGGCAGCGCTCGCTCAGCCAAACATAG